A stretch of Lactuca sativa cultivar Salinas chromosome 6, Lsat_Salinas_v11, whole genome shotgun sequence DNA encodes these proteins:
- the LOC111894205 gene encoding uncharacterized protein LOC111894205, translated as MVLIDIRIILQSFGKILSDYGLLDLNENVNLQAKGCREVQEEYSIPVENKDLHAKDSLNPNWKFAYDQIIRHVEENIMGVFFIDGHGATRKMFLYRALLANTCACGLISLTTTMSGVATNNIPGGRTTHSRFKIPPNLDNNSMCKINKQSGAAHLLREAKVIIWDEASIAKRQEVEAVDRTIQDITGEKLLFGGKIRIMGGEFRQVLSVVKHGTRAQIEDSSLRMSPLWPSI; from the coding sequence ATGGTCCTCATCGACATCAGAATTATCCTACAATCTTTTGGAAAGATACTTAGTGATTACGGTCTTTTAGATTTGAATGAAAATGTTAATTTACAAGCCAAAGGTTGTCGTGAGGTGCAAGAAGAATACTCTATACCTGTGGAAAACAAAGACTTACATGCAAAAGACTCCCTCAATCCTAACTGGAAATTTGCATATGATCAGATAATAAGGCACGTGGAAGAAAACATTATGGGTGTGTTCTTCATAGATGGTCATGGTGCAACTAGAAAGATGTTTTTGTACAGAGCTTTATTAGCCAATACCTGTGCCTGTGGTCTCATTTCACTTACGACAACTATGTCAGGTGTTGCGACTAATAACATACCAGGAGGGAGAACAACCCACTCACGATTTAAAATTCCTCCCAATCTTGACAATAACTCGATGTGCAAAATCAATAAACAAAGTGGGGCAGCTCATCTACTTCGTGAGGCAAAGGTAATCATATGGGATGAAGCATCAATAGCTAAGAGGCAAGAAGTGGAGGCAGTTGATCGAACAATCCAAGACATCACAGGTGAGAAACTCTTATTCGGTGGAAAGATAAGGATTATGGGAGGTGAATTTAGACAGGTGTTGTCGGTTGTTAAACATGGCACACGAGCACAAATTGAAGACTCTAGCTTACGAATGTCACCTCTTTGGCCATCGATTTAA